GTCCGATTCGTCCAAGTAGAAAACCTCATCGCAAGCAGGACATTCCACTTCATAGAATTCGTCATCGTCGTCATCTTCGTCGTCGTCGTCTTCATCCTCTAAGTCGTAAACATCGTCTTCCAAGTCTGTCAAATCATCATCCATTGCATCAAGGTATTCTTCCATGTCATCGAGATCTTCATTAATGTATTCTACTTCATGTGCAAGATCTCCAAGTGTTTCAATGATTTTTTCAAATAATTTTCCTTCGTTGGTTGTGGTATCGATAGCCATACCTTCCATGAGACCCTTTAGATAAGAAACCTTTTCATTAATATTGTTCATGTCGCCCTCCTTTTGTATTCATAGCCGGGATTATACCCGGGAAAGATAATCGCCTGTTCTTGTATCTATTCTCACTGAATCGCCTTCATTAATAAAAAGCGGTACCAGTATTTCAGCTCCTGTTTCAACGACAGCCCTCTTTGTTACATTTGATGCCGTATCGCCCTTGATTCCGGGTTCGGTTTCCGTAACCTCAAGCTCTACGAAAGTCGGCGCATCCACCTGGAAGCAACTGCCCTTATAAAACCTAAGCGTTGCATTGTCGGTTTCTTTGAGGTATTTAATTGCGTTTTCTACGAGGTCAGCCTCAAGTGGCATTTGTTCATATGTTTCATTATCCATAAAATAATACAAATCCGCATCGCTGTAAAGGTATTGCATTTCCTTTGTTTCTATATGCGCCTTTGGAAATTTTTCACTAGGATTAAAGGCCTGTTCCCTTGTGGCTCCGGATTTAAGGCTTTTATATTTGGTTCTTACAAATGCAGCCCCCTTGCCCGGTTTTACATGTTGGAAATCTATTACGACGAAGGGCTCTCCGTCAATTTCGAAAGTAACACCTTTTCTAAAATCACCTGCTGAAACCATTACTATACCTCCATGTTGTATTTACTAGAACCATTATACTATAAATTGCCCAAATTTCATATTTCAATTAGTTCTTTTCGAGAATTAGAAAGCACATCGCACCCGTTCTCCCTTACTACAACAAGGTCCTCTATTCGGACTCCAAACTTTCCCGGTATGTATATGCCGGGCTCATCCGTTACAACCATTCCTGCTCTCAGCATTTTGTCGCCCAAAGGCGAAAGAAATGGTTCTTCGTGTATTTCGAGACCCACTCCGTGCCCGAGTCCATGGCCGAAATAGTCCCCATATCCATTCTCCATTATAATATCTCTGGCTATCTTGTCAACAGAAACGCAAGTCATGCCTTCCATAATGGACTTCATGGCCTCATTCTGGGCTTTAAGCACAACCTGGTATACATTCCTTTCTTCCTCACTTGCGGGCCCCAAATGAACAGTTCTCGTCATGTCCGAGCAGTATCCTTCAACCATGCACCCGAAATCCATCGTTATGAATTCTCCCTCTTCAACCCTCTTATCTGTGGGAGCGCCATGCGGCATCGAAGAACGTACACCGCTTGCAACTATTGTTTCAAATGAAAGTCCTTCGGCTCCGCTTCTCCGCATAAAAAATTCAAGCTCGAACGCAATCTCTTTTTCCGTCATTCCGGGTTTTATAAATCCGATAATATGGGAGAAGGCTTCATCGGCAATCTTGGCCGCCCTTGATATTTTTTCAATCTCGGATGTTTCCTTTATGATTCTTTGATTGGATATAAAGGCATCCATACCGATTATAGGGGTATTTTCGAGGCTTTTTCTCAGTTTGCCATGTAATGCCATAGTAATGTAATTTTCTTCGACATATAGCCTGTTTAGGCCCTTGGCCTCAAGAAAATTGTAGATTGTAAAGTCCTTGGATAATTCAACTATTTCGAATCCCATGCACTGCTTCTTGGCTTGCTCGACATACCTTGAGTCGGTGAGAAAGAAATCACCTGATGCGTCCGAATATATGAATCCCGAAGTGCCGGTAAATGATGCGTAGTATCTGAAGTTTACAGGCTTAAAAAGCAGAAGTCCTTCGCCGAAGTCAAGCTTAAGACCGCTTTTTAGGGTAGCAATTCTATGTGTCATAAAATTTCTCCTCAAATTATATTGTGTTTGAATGTATGCAGTACCGGTTTTGCTGCAAATAAAAAGCCGGCGAACCGGCTTTTACATTTATTCGTTGATATTTGTTTCCTGCCATGAAACATTTTCATAGTCCATTGTGGCATTGATATCCGTTGCAATTGTAATGTTGTCATTCATCAAGGTAGGATTACATGAAAACTGTACAACGGAAATAAGCTGGATGCTACGCTTCAATGAAAGGTAAGTCGCTTCAACAAGAATTGTCACTTTGAAAGAGTCACGCTCTGTAAGCACTTTATTTGGAACAACGGAAATTTCTTCAATTTCAAACTCATAATCACTGTTTCCGCTGAAATCCGAATCCGAAACAAAGTCCAAGTCATAAGCATCAATTTCGTACAAACCGACGAAGGCGTCATCTTCTTCGTCATCTTCCGTGCCGTATCTTACATAACCGAGGAAGTCATAATAGATATCCCCCTCTAAGCCTTCTTTCAATGAATA
The Peptostreptococcaceae bacterium DNA segment above includes these coding regions:
- a CDS encoding aminopeptidase P family protein, whose protein sequence is MTHRIATLKSGLKLDFGEGLLLFKPVNFRYYASFTGTSGFIYSDASGDFFLTDSRYVEQAKKQCMGFEIVELSKDFTIYNFLEAKGLNRLYVEENYITMALHGKLRKSLENTPIIGMDAFISNQRIIKETSEIEKISRAAKIADEAFSHIIGFIKPGMTEKEIAFELEFFMRRSGAEGLSFETIVASGVRSSMPHGAPTDKRVEEGEFITMDFGCMVEGYCSDMTRTVHLGPASEEERNVYQVVLKAQNEAMKSIMEGMTCVSVDKIARDIIMENGYGDYFGHGLGHGVGLEIHEEPFLSPLGDKMLRAGMVVTDEPGIYIPGKFGVRIEDLVVVRENGCDVLSNSRKELIEI
- the efp gene encoding elongation factor P, with protein sequence MVSAGDFRKGVTFEIDGEPFVVIDFQHVKPGKGAAFVRTKYKSLKSGATREQAFNPSEKFPKAHIETKEMQYLYSDADLYYFMDNETYEQMPLEADLVENAIKYLKETDNATLRFYKGSCFQVDAPTFVELEVTETEPGIKGDTASNVTKRAVVETGAEILVPLFINEGDSVRIDTRTGDYLSRV